The following are encoded in a window of Thermodesulfobium sp. 4217-1 genomic DNA:
- a CDS encoding DUF2892 domain-containing protein, giving the protein MKQNEGTIDRIIRFILGLVLIYIGFSMQFDTLGIILTVIGIVLIFTAATGFCALYKLLKISTK; this is encoded by the coding sequence ATGAAACAAAATGAAGGAACTATAGACAGGATCATAAGATTTATTTTAGGACTTGTTCTTATTTATATTGGCTTTTCAATGCAATTTGATACGTTGGGCATTATTTTGACGGTTATAGGAATTGTGCTGATTTTTACTGCTGCTACAGGTTTTTGTGCACTTTATAAACTCTTAAAAATTTCTACAAAGTAA
- the ahcY gene encoding adenosylhomocysteinase — protein MNYQIKDISLADEGLKKVEWAYREMPVLDILRKKYSVSKPFSGKKIAACLHVTTETANLITTFRDAGAQVYLCASNPLSTSDEVAAYLAKEGIFVFAQRGEDAKSYWDNIKTCIESEPDITIDDGADLTVTLHKDYPKLADKVVGGCEETTTGVHRIDALHKDKLLKFPFIAVNDAMTKHFFDNRYGTGQSTLDGIIRATNILFAGKRVVVAGYGWCGKGVSMRAKGMGARVIVTEVEPVRALEAIMDGFDVMPMDEAAKVGDIFITVTGNCNVIRFDHVLSMKDGAIVANSGHFNVEIDVDKMEEEKVLKRRIRHELDEYTFKNGKKVFLVGEGRLVNLAAAEGHPSSVMDMSFANQFLSALYLLTNKIEIGVYPVPIDIDREIARLKIDSMGTSIDTLSAEQEKYMKSW, from the coding sequence ATGAATTATCAAATTAAAGACATTAGCTTAGCTGATGAGGGTTTAAAAAAAGTTGAGTGGGCATACCGTGAGATGCCAGTCCTTGATATCCTAAGGAAAAAATATAGTGTTTCAAAGCCTTTCTCCGGTAAGAAGATTGCTGCCTGTCTTCATGTGACCACAGAAACTGCAAATCTCATAACCACATTCAGGGATGCAGGGGCGCAGGTATATTTATGTGCGTCAAACCCTTTGAGCACAAGCGATGAGGTAGCTGCCTATCTGGCAAAAGAAGGAATATTTGTTTTTGCTCAAAGAGGAGAGGATGCTAAAAGCTATTGGGACAATATTAAAACTTGTATTGAATCTGAACCAGATATTACCATCGACGATGGTGCTGACTTGACGGTTACATTGCACAAGGATTATCCGAAACTTGCTGATAAAGTAGTAGGTGGCTGTGAAGAAACTACGACGGGCGTTCATAGAATTGATGCTCTTCACAAGGACAAGCTATTAAAATTTCCATTTATAGCTGTGAACGATGCTATGACAAAGCACTTTTTTGATAATAGATACGGAACTGGACAAAGCACTCTTGATGGTATTATTAGGGCTACAAACATACTTTTTGCAGGTAAAAGGGTAGTGGTAGCAGGTTACGGTTGGTGCGGAAAAGGCGTAAGTATGAGAGCTAAGGGAATGGGCGCAAGGGTTATAGTTACTGAGGTCGAACCAGTAAGGGCTCTTGAGGCAATAATGGATGGCTTTGACGTGATGCCCATGGACGAGGCCGCAAAAGTTGGAGATATATTTATAACTGTTACTGGTAACTGCAACGTTATAAGGTTTGATCACGTTTTGAGTATGAAAGATGGAGCTATAGTGGCAAATTCTGGACACTTTAACGTGGAGATAGATGTAGACAAGATGGAAGAAGAGAAGGTTTTAAAGAGAAGGATAAGGCACGAACTGGATGAGTATACATTTAAAAATGGCAAAAAGGTATTTCTGGTAGGCGAAGGCAGACTTGTAAACCTTGCTGCTGCTGAAGGTCACCCCTCAAGCGTTATGGATATGAGCTTTGCAAACCAATTTTTGAGTGCGCTATATCTTTTGACCAATAAAATTGAAATTGGTGTATATCCTGTTCCAATAGACATTGATAGAGAGATTGCAAGATTAAAGATTGACTCTATGGGCACCAGCATAGATACTCTTAGTGCTGAACAAGAAAAGTATATGAAATCCTGGTAA
- the ileS gene encoding isoleucine--tRNA ligase, producing MVEYKKTLKLPKTNFPMQARLTQKEPEFLKRWQKDNTYEEAIKLRANNEFFILHDGPPYANGDIHLGTAFNKILKDMINKYYMIKGRYTPYVPGWDCHGLPIEFQALKTLGKNKKEFTVSDIRKMCHEHALKFIDRQRKQFIRLGVFGYWEKPYITMDPKYEAMQIRIFWEMYKKGYIYKGLKPVFWCPSCETALAEAEVEYYDTTSPSIFVKFPVIDGKGILNKGDMILIWTTTPWTLISNKGLAVKSDSIYSLIKVKDEQILVAKERLEELKEMFGTYKELKTIEGKDLEGILASNPLFPEKRSLVVTAPFVSMEDGSGIVHMAPGHGPEDYIVGMQKNLEVESLLNDQGLFNSKAQRFENLFVHDASKAVIEDLEKSGLLLSKDELEHSYPHCWRCKGKLIYRATEQWFASVDAFREEALKATRDVRWIPEGGIDRMSAMVSNRADWCISRQRSWGLPIPAFYCEDCKATVVNEDTINKVCEMFSKEGSDSWFNKDASQILGDYTCPSCGGKHFRKETDIMDVWFDSGSSHACVLRQRDELRWPADMYLEGTDQHRGWFQSSLLTSTAVFGRAPYESVLTHGFIVDENGYKMSKSRGNVIAPLEVIEKSGADVLRIWVASSDYTADVAISDRILEQQSDTYKKLRNTIRYMLSLLNDFDPKNSLAPEKWLVLDRYIYSKFNDLILEIEQYFKDYQFYKMLYKIKSFMTIDLSAFYLDVLKDRLYAGFDSERKSAQTVVYRMLKDLLVILCPIISFTSEEAWGYLREFDSTLPESVFFASYPDAAKNLEGVERPVDFDALLEVRDEAKKVLEEARKEKLIGSSLEAYVNIFPKNDNLKETLLKYKDILPELMIVSQVSIGEKSTSKFSLENDNFGVEVFHAKGEKCERCWQYQESVVGSELKICDRCRRVLDELSN from the coding sequence CAGGCAAGGCTTACCCAAAAAGAGCCTGAGTTTTTGAAAAGATGGCAAAAAGATAATACTTATGAAGAGGCTATAAAACTAAGGGCAAATAATGAATTTTTCATTCTTCACGATGGCCCGCCTTATGCGAACGGTGATATTCATTTAGGCACTGCATTTAATAAAATTCTTAAAGATATGATAAATAAGTATTACATGATCAAGGGCAGATATACTCCATACGTACCCGGTTGGGATTGTCATGGCCTTCCTATAGAATTTCAGGCTTTGAAAACTCTGGGCAAAAATAAAAAAGAGTTTACCGTGTCAGACATTAGAAAGATGTGTCATGAGCATGCTCTGAAGTTTATTGACAGACAAAGGAAACAATTTATAAGGCTTGGAGTGTTTGGCTATTGGGAGAAACCGTATATTACGATGGATCCAAAATATGAAGCAATGCAAATTAGGATATTCTGGGAGATGTACAAAAAGGGCTATATCTATAAAGGCCTTAAGCCTGTCTTCTGGTGCCCTTCTTGTGAGACTGCTTTGGCGGAGGCTGAAGTAGAATATTACGATACTACCTCCCCATCAATCTTTGTAAAATTTCCTGTAATTGATGGCAAGGGCATTCTGAATAAAGGCGATATGATTCTTATCTGGACCACTACGCCATGGACTTTGATTTCGAACAAGGGCCTGGCTGTAAAATCGGATTCAATTTATTCTTTGATCAAGGTCAAAGATGAACAAATTCTTGTTGCAAAAGAAAGACTTGAAGAGCTCAAAGAGATGTTTGGAACTTATAAAGAATTAAAGACAATTGAGGGCAAGGATTTGGAAGGCATTCTTGCGTCCAATCCGCTCTTTCCTGAAAAGAGATCGCTTGTGGTTACTGCACCTTTTGTAAGTATGGAGGATGGCTCTGGAATTGTCCATATGGCTCCCGGACATGGTCCTGAGGATTATATTGTAGGCATGCAAAAAAATTTGGAAGTAGAGTCATTGTTGAACGATCAGGGCCTATTCAATAGCAAAGCTCAAAGATTTGAAAATCTTTTCGTTCACGATGCGAGCAAGGCAGTTATTGAAGATCTCGAAAAAAGCGGGCTTTTGCTGTCGAAAGACGAGCTTGAGCACTCATACCCTCATTGTTGGAGATGTAAAGGGAAGCTAATATATAGAGCTACAGAGCAGTGGTTTGCTTCTGTGGACGCATTCAGAGAAGAGGCTCTTAAGGCTACAAGGGATGTGAGGTGGATTCCAGAAGGCGGGATAGACAGAATGAGCGCTATGGTTTCCAATAGAGCTGATTGGTGTATTTCAAGGCAGAGATCCTGGGGCCTTCCTATACCTGCATTTTATTGTGAGGACTGTAAAGCTACTGTGGTTAATGAAGATACAATAAATAAAGTTTGCGAAATGTTTTCCAAAGAAGGTTCTGATTCCTGGTTTAACAAGGATGCTTCACAGATTCTGGGAGACTATACCTGTCCATCTTGTGGCGGCAAGCATTTTAGAAAAGAAACTGACATTATGGATGTGTGGTTTGATTCTGGGTCAAGTCATGCATGTGTCCTAAGGCAGAGAGACGAGCTTAGATGGCCTGCTGATATGTATCTGGAAGGAACAGATCAGCACAGAGGTTGGTTTCAGTCATCTTTACTTACTTCTACTGCTGTTTTTGGAAGGGCACCTTATGAGAGCGTTTTAACTCATGGGTTTATTGTAGACGAAAATGGTTATAAGATGTCAAAATCGAGAGGGAACGTAATAGCGCCGCTTGAAGTTATTGAAAAAAGCGGGGCAGACGTATTGAGAATTTGGGTAGCATCTTCTGATTACACAGCTGATGTAGCAATTTCAGACAGAATTCTCGAGCAGCAATCTGATACCTATAAAAAATTAAGAAACACTATAAGATATATGCTCAGTCTTTTAAATGATTTTGATCCAAAAAATTCATTGGCACCAGAAAAATGGCTTGTTTTGGATAGATATATTTATTCTAAATTTAACGATCTTATTTTAGAAATAGAACAATATTTTAAAGACTATCAATTTTATAAAATGCTTTACAAGATAAAATCATTTATGACTATAGATTTGAGTGCCTTTTATCTGGACGTTCTAAAAGATAGACTTTATGCAGGATTTGATAGTGAAAGAAAGTCTGCTCAGACTGTCGTATATAGAATGCTAAAAGATCTTTTGGTAATTCTTTGTCCGATAATATCTTTTACCTCTGAAGAGGCATGGGGATATCTAAGAGAATTTGATAGCACACTGCCTGAAAGCGTATTCTTTGCTTCATATCCTGATGCAGCAAAGAATCTTGAAGGGGTTGAGAGACCTGTAGATTTTGATGCACTTCTTGAGGTCAGGGACGAAGCGAAAAAAGTTTTGGAAGAGGCCAGAAAAGAAAAGTTAATAGGATCATCTTTGGAGGCATATGTAAACATTTTTCCAAAAAATGACAATTTAAAAGAAACATTGCTCAAATATAAAGATATTTTGCCAGAGCTGATGATCGTGTCACAGGTTAGCATTGGTGAAAAGTCTACTTCAAAATTTTCTCTTGAAAATGACAATTTTGGTGTAGAAGTTTTTCATGCAAAAGGCGAGAAGTGTGAGAGATGCTGGCAATATCAGGAAAGCGTAGTCGGTAGTGAACTAAAAATTTGTGATAGATGCAGGAGGGTTTTAGATGAATTATCAAATTAA